In a single window of the Acyrthosiphon pisum isolate AL4f chromosome X, pea_aphid_22Mar2018_4r6ur, whole genome shotgun sequence genome:
- the LOC107882612 gene encoding protein ALP1-like: MPKPNKEKWIDISETFYSKTNFPNCLGAIDGKHVRCRNSENSGSVFYNNKKYFSIVLMAVVDANLNFIYIDVGAYGREADSTVFRQSVFGKMLYSQQLQIPDPVALPLTENNIQPFVFVADEALSRARRTVECAFGVLANKWRVLHTTILVEPNFCDDIIKACCVLHNFVRKRDGYNYDEETDVHNLDNLTTHGRNVNRSGIDVRDNFADYFMADVAVPFQYRMF; encoded by the exons ATGCCAAAACCAAATAAAGAGAAGTGGATAGATATTTCTGAGACTTTTTATTCCAAAACAAATTTTCCAAACTGTCTTGGAGCTATTGATGGCAAGCACGTCAGATGTAGAAATTCAGAAAATTCTGGCTCTGTGTtctacaacaataaaaaatatttttcaatagtattaaTGGCAGTGGTCGatgctaatttaaattttatatacatcgACGTAGGCGCATATGGTCGTGAAGCCGATTCTACCGTTTTTCGTCAGAGTgtatttggaaaaatgttatactCGCAACAGCTTCAAATTCCGGACCCAGTTGCATTGCCTttgactgaaaataatattcaaccatTTGTTTTTGTTGCTGATGAAGC ATTATCGAGGGCAAGACGTACCGTCGAATGTGCTTTCGGAGTTTTAGCCAATAAATGGCGAGTTTTGCACACGACGATTTTAGTGGAACCAAATTTTTGCGATGACATTATTAAAGCATGTTGTGTTCTCCATAATTTTGTTCGGAAGAGAGATGGGTATAATTATGATGAAGAAACTGATGTGCATAATTTGGATAATTTGACAACACATGGAAGAAATGTTAACAGAAGTGGAATAGACGTAAGAGACAATTTCGCTGATTATTTTATGGCTGATGTAGCGGTACCTTTCCAATACAGAATGTTTTAG